In Musa acuminata AAA Group cultivar baxijiao chromosome BXJ2-10, Cavendish_Baxijiao_AAA, whole genome shotgun sequence, a genomic segment contains:
- the LOC135624271 gene encoding uncharacterized protein LOC135624271, which yields MDRNKSFECDHEEIGDGSICTSNIKIGDGSDCNAASGRKLQKLLVEDPMSGPVVKEELGSASATDQQQLPSLDAVDESVVAVVSLAADNVPSPKAVDESMTSKSENSGIGYFKLGDETKEKNSISTSSIDELVRSAMVSLVTAEIASEVKEVHESYPVGSKGQEPPSTSMIKEILNCEKTIGFNFKTSGFNADRRGELASSTESCSSGVSAEPDVISKLEFDLNEGISGVDANEGEPAISTAIVCSSVIRLLSLSPFANPMLNGFLPASITVAAPGKVPFMPPENLLKAKDETGWKVSATTSAFWSAEPRNISRDAT from the coding sequence ATGGATAGGAACAAATCCTTCGAGTGTGATCATGAAGAAATTGGAGATGGAAGTATATGCACTTCTAACATCAAAATAGGTGATGGATCTGATTGCAATGCTGCTTCGGGTAGAAAATTACAGAAGCTGCTTGTTGAGGATCCTATGTCAGGTCCTGTAGTTAAGGAAGAACTAGGTAGTGCTAGTGCAACTGACCAGCAGCAGCTACCATCATTAGATGCTGTAGATGAAAGTGTTGTTGCTGTTGTCTCATTGGCTGCTGATAATGTTCCATCTCCTAAAGCTGTTGATGAGTCTATGACTAGTAAGTCTGAGAACTCTGGAATTGGTTACTTCAAATTGGGGGATgaaacaaaagagaaaaacaGTATTTCTACTTCTAGCATTGATGAACTAGTTAGATCAGCGATGGTCTCTCTTGTCACTGCTGAGATTGCTAGTGAGGTAAAAGAGGTTCATGAGAGTTATCCAGTTGGGTCCAAAGGTCAAGAACCACCTTCTACTTCTATGATCAAAGAAATTTTGAATTGTGAAAAAACTATTGGCTTTAACTTTAAGACATCTGGGTTCAACGCAGATAGAAGGGGCGAGCTTGCATCATCTACAGAGTCATGCTCATCGGGTGTTTCTGCTGAGCCAGATGTTATCAGTAAGCTtgaatttgatttgaatgagggcATTTCTGGTGTTGATGCCAATGAAGGAGAGCCAGCTATCTCAACTGCAATAGTATGCTCATCTGTAATTCGTTTGCTTAGTCTATCTCCCTTTGCAAATCCAATGTTGAATGGTTTTTTGCCTGCTTCAATAACAGTAGCTGCACCAGGAAAAGTACCGTTTATGCCACCTGAAAATTTGTTGAAGGCTAAGGATGAGACTGGATGGAAAGTCTCAGCAACCACTAGTGCATTTTGGTCAGCAGAACCACGAAACATTTCTAGAGATGCCACCTAA